In the genome of Clostridium cylindrosporum DSM 605, one region contains:
- the rpsK gene encoding 30S ribosomal protein S11: MAAQKGKKVKRRRERKNVDRGAAHIQSTFNNTIVTLTDTAGNAISWASAGGLGFRGSRKSTPFAAQMAAETAAKVAVDHGMKSVEVYVKGPGSGREAAIRALQAAGLEVSLIKDVTPIPHNGCRPPKRRRV; the protein is encoded by the coding sequence ATGGCGGCTCAAAAAGGTAAGAAAGTTAAAAGAAGAAGAGAACGTAAAAATGTTGACCGTGGCGCAGCTCACATACAATCAACATTTAACAATACAATAGTTACTCTGACTGACACTGCCGGAAATGCAATTTCATGGGCAAGTGCTGGTGGACTTGGATTTAGAGGTTCAAGAAAGAGCACTCCTTTTGCTGCACAAATGGCAGCTGAAACTGCTGCAAAGGTTGCAGTTGATCACGGAATGAAGAGTGTAGAAGTTTATGTTAAGGGACCAGGATCAGGTAGAGAAGCTGCTATTAGAGCACTTCAAGCTGCAGGTCTTGAGGTAAGTCTAATAAAGGACGTAACTCCAATCCCACATAACGGATGTAGACCACCAAAGAGAAGAAGAGTCTAA
- the rpsM gene encoding 30S ribosomal protein S13, giving the protein MARIAGVDIPREKRVEIALTYIFGIGKPSAQQILAETGISPDTRVKNLTEEEVNMLRDCISKSFTVEGDLRRTVALNIKRLMEIGSYRGMRHRRGLPCRGQKTKTNARTRKGPKRTVSGRKKK; this is encoded by the coding sequence ATGGCTAGAATAGCTGGTGTTGACATACCAAGAGAAAAAAGAGTAGAAATAGCACTTACTTATATATTTGGAATTGGTAAGCCAAGTGCACAACAAATACTTGCTGAAACTGGTATTAGCCCTGATACAAGAGTTAAGAATCTAACTGAAGAAGAAGTTAACATGCTTAGAGATTGTATCAGCAAAAGTTTCACAGTTGAAGGTGACTTAAGAAGAACAGTAGCTCTTAACATTAAGAGACTTATGGAAATCGGTTCTTACAGAGGAATGAGACATAGAAGAGGTCTTCCATGTAGAGGTCAAAAGACTAAGACTAATGCTAGAACAAGAAAAGGACCTAAGAGAACTGTAAGCGGTAGAAAGAAAAAGTAA
- the rpmJ gene encoding 50S ribosomal protein L36 — translation MKVRPSVKPICEKCKVIRRHGRVMVICENPKHKQKQG, via the coding sequence ATGAAGGTTAGACCATCTGTAAAACCTATATGCGAAAAATGTAAAGTTATAAGAAGACATGGCAGAGTAATGGTTATATGCGAAAATCCAAAGCATAAGCAAAAGCAAGGTTAA
- the infA gene encoding translation initiation factor IF-1: protein MAKDDVIELQGTVLESLPNATFQVELENGHKIVAHISGKLRMNFIRILPGDKVTVNVSPYDLSRGRIVWRAK, encoded by the coding sequence ATGGCAAAGGATGATGTAATAGAACTACAAGGAACAGTACTAGAATCGCTGCCAAATGCTACTTTTCAAGTAGAACTTGAAAATGGCCACAAAATAGTAGCTCACATATCAGGAAAGCTTAGAATGAATTTTATAAGAATTCTTCCAGGTGATAAGGTGACGGTTAATGTTTCACCTTACGACTTAAGTCGTGGTAGAATAGTATGGAGAGCAAAGTAG
- a CDS encoding KOW domain-containing RNA-binding protein → MMGEITLGQIVHSRAGRDKDRYFIVVGIVSSEYVLLADGNLRKIGNPKKKKVKHLVLHDSLALEIKERLKDGKKVLDADLRKCLQSMNLL, encoded by the coding sequence ATGATGGGTGAAATAACCCTAGGACAGATTGTACATTCAAGGGCAGGTAGAGATAAGGATAGATACTTCATCGTAGTTGGCATAGTCAGTAGTGAATATGTACTTCTAGCAGATGGAAATCTTCGAAAGATAGGCAATCCTAAGAAGAAAAAAGTTAAGCATTTAGTTCTTCATGATAGTTTAGCTTTAGAAATAAAGGAAAGACTAAAAGATGGGAAAAAAGTACTTGACGCAGATCTTCGAAAATGCCTGCAGTCAATGAACTTGTTATAA
- the map gene encoding type I methionyl aminopeptidase, which produces MIYLKSSNEIDMMRKAGMIVAETLLKLEEAVRPGITTLELDKIAEEYILNSGARPSFKGYGGFPGSICASVNEEIVHGIPSSKRVLQEGDIISVDCGAYFKGFHGDAARTFAVGSISDEAKKLIDVTEQSFFEGIKHAYIGKRIGDISNAVQRYAEGYGFSLVRDYVGHGIGKSLHEEPSVPNYGKAGRGPKLARGMVLAIEPMVNLGVYAAEQLSDGWTVVTTDGKLSAHYENTVAILENGPEILTLIK; this is translated from the coding sequence ATGATTTATCTAAAGTCAAGTAATGAAATAGATATGATGCGTAAGGCAGGAATGATTGTAGCAGAAACTTTACTAAAATTAGAAGAAGCTGTTAGACCAGGAATTACAACTTTAGAACTTGATAAGATTGCAGAAGAATATATACTTAATTCAGGTGCACGTCCATCCTTTAAGGGATATGGCGGCTTCCCTGGATCAATATGTGCATCAGTAAATGAAGAAATAGTTCATGGAATACCATCATCAAAAAGAGTATTGCAGGAAGGTGACATAATCAGTGTTGACTGTGGGGCATACTTTAAAGGATTCCATGGTGATGCAGCAAGAACATTTGCTGTTGGAAGCATCTCAGATGAAGCTAAAAAGCTGATAGATGTTACAGAGCAAAGCTTCTTTGAAGGCATAAAACATGCTTATATAGGAAAAAGAATTGGAGATATTTCAAATGCGGTGCAAAGATATGCCGAAGGTTACGGATTCTCTCTAGTAAGAGACTATGTAGGTCACGGAATAGGTAAATCACTACATGAAGAGCCTTCAGTTCCTAACTATGGAAAGGCTGGTAGAGGCCCAAAACTTGCTCGAGGCATGGTGCTTGCTATAGAACCAATGGTTAATCTTGGAGTATATGCAGCAGAGCAACTGTCAGATGGATGGACTGTGGTTACAACTGACGGAAAACTATCTGCTCACTATGAGAATACAGTTGCAATATTAGAAAATGGTCCTGAAATACTCACACTTATAAAATAG
- a CDS encoding adenylate kinase → MRIVLLGPPGSGKGTQAKFIIDKFGIPHISTGDIFRKNIKEGTPLGVEAKSYIDKGQLVPDELTIAIVEDRLKEDDCKNGFMLDGFPRTVAQAEALTKALESMNTSLDHVINIAVADKALVDRLTGRRVCLSCGASFHMVFNPPKKEGICDYCSAELVQRADDNIDTVSSRLEVYGTQTKPLIEYYEIKGLLRAIEGEKDIDKVFEDICKALGSDK, encoded by the coding sequence ATGAGAATAGTATTGCTTGGACCTCCAGGATCAGGAAAAGGAACACAGGCAAAATTCATAATAGATAAGTTTGGAATTCCTCATATCTCAACTGGAGATATTTTTAGAAAGAACATTAAGGAAGGGACTCCACTTGGAGTTGAGGCTAAGTCTTATATAGATAAGGGCCAGCTAGTTCCTGATGAACTTACTATAGCAATAGTTGAAGATAGACTTAAGGAAGATGACTGTAAAAATGGATTTATGCTAGACGGTTTCCCAAGAACAGTAGCTCAAGCAGAAGCTTTAACTAAGGCACTTGAATCTATGAACACATCACTTGACCATGTTATAAATATCGCAGTTGCTGACAAGGCACTTGTTGATAGATTAACAGGTAGAAGAGTGTGCTTATCTTGTGGAGCTAGTTTCCATATGGTGTTTAATCCACCTAAGAAGGAAGGCATATGTGACTACTGCTCAGCTGAACTTGTTCAAAGAGCAGATGATAACATTGATACAGTATCAAGTAGGTTAGAGGTATATGGAACTCAAACTAAACCTCTAATAGAATACTATGAGATAAAGGGACTACTTAGAGCTATTGAAGGTGAAAAGGATATTGATAAGGTATTCGAAGACATCTGCAAGGCCCTAGGGAGCGATAAGTAA
- the secY gene encoding preprotein translocase subunit SecY — protein MFKTLRNAWSIPDLRKKLFVTLALLMVFRAGIFIPVPDINRAALQQMVEGGLFFGFLDILSGGGFKNFSIFAMGISPYITASIIMSLLTIALPRLEQLQKEGQDGRKKIAEITRYLTVGFALLQSFSMAVYLSVNKVLANGSALNLITVMITLTTGTLFVMWLGEKITEYGIGNGSSLIIFTGIIAKIPSLGYELGVLVKGGTMNIMQVALIIIFAILVIIGIVIMDLGERRVPVQYAQRKVGAKTFGGQNTHIPINVNSTGVIAIIFAMSVMQFPLVISQLFLAPSSQWRQLFEKGLLSINGPIYPIVYVLFIIFFTWFYTSVTFKPDEMAENLQKSGGFIPGIRPGHPTENFLTNVLNRMTFIGGIFASIVAIIPILLAQFAPHLKNFQLGGTTMLIMVNVALELRKQVRAQLVMKNYGGFLK, from the coding sequence TTGTTTAAAACCTTACGCAACGCATGGAGTATTCCTGATTTAAGGAAGAAACTCTTTGTTACTTTGGCACTTTTAATGGTATTCAGGGCAGGTATTTTTATTCCTGTTCCTGATATCAATAGAGCAGCCTTACAGCAAATGGTAGAGGGCGGTTTATTCTTCGGATTCCTTGATATTCTTTCAGGTGGTGGATTTAAAAACTTTAGTATTTTTGCTATGGGTATAAGTCCATACATTACAGCTTCAATTATTATGAGTTTGCTTACAATAGCCCTTCCAAGGCTAGAGCAACTTCAAAAAGAGGGGCAAGATGGTAGAAAGAAAATAGCTGAAATAACCAGATACTTAACAGTTGGATTTGCACTTTTACAATCATTTAGTATGGCTGTATATTTAAGTGTAAATAAAGTCTTGGCTAATGGTTCTGCACTAAATCTAATTACAGTAATGATTACTTTGACAACAGGTACTTTATTTGTAATGTGGTTAGGTGAAAAGATCACAGAGTATGGAATTGGAAATGGTTCATCATTAATAATCTTTACAGGAATTATTGCTAAGATACCTAGTTTAGGGTATGAATTAGGTGTTCTTGTAAAAGGTGGAACTATGAATATAATGCAGGTAGCATTAATAATAATTTTTGCTATACTTGTTATAATAGGAATAGTTATTATGGATTTAGGGGAAAGAAGAGTTCCTGTTCAATACGCTCAAAGGAAAGTTGGTGCAAAGACCTTTGGAGGTCAAAACACTCACATTCCAATAAACGTAAACTCAACAGGAGTTATAGCTATCATTTTTGCAATGTCAGTTATGCAATTTCCTTTAGTTATATCACAACTATTTTTAGCTCCATCTAGTCAATGGCGTCAGCTATTTGAAAAGGGACTTTTAAGTATTAATGGACCAATCTATCCAATTGTTTACGTTCTATTTATTATATTCTTTACTTGGTTCTATACATCAGTTACTTTTAAACCTGATGAAATGGCTGAAAATCTTCAAAAAAGTGGAGGTTTTATACCAGGTATTAGACCAGGACATCCTACAGAGAACTTCTTAACGAATGTATTAAATAGAATGACATTTATCGGAGGTATATTTGCTTCAATAGTTGCAATTATTCCGATATTACTAGCGCAATTTGCACCACACTTGAAGAATTTTCAATTAGGTGGTACAACTATGTTAATCATGGTTAATGTTGCACTAGAGCTTAGAAAGCAAGTAAGAGCTCAGTTAGTTATGAAAAACTATGGCGGTTTCTTAAAATAG
- the rplO gene encoding 50S ribosomal protein L15 has protein sequence MRLHELRPAPGSVKEPKRKGRGTATGQGKTSGRGQKGQGSRSGGGVRPGFEGGQMPLHRRLPKRGFTNIFAKNYAEINIETLNRFEDGTEVTPELLKETKVLKNLGDGVKVLGNGELTKKLTVKAAKFTESAAKKIEAAGGKVEVI, from the coding sequence CTCCCGGTTCAGTAAAGGAGCCAAAGAGAAAAGGTAGAGGTACTGCAACAGGTCAAGGTAAAACATCAGGAAGAGGACAAAAAGGTCAAGGTTCACGTTCAGGTGGTGGAGTAAGACCAGGATTTGAAGGAGGGCAAATGCCACTTCATAGAAGACTTCCAAAGAGAGGTTTCACTAATATCTTTGCTAAAAACTATGCTGAAATCAACATAGAAACTCTAAATAGATTCGAAGATGGAACAGAAGTTACACCAGAACTTCTTAAGGAAACAAAGGTACTTAAGAACCTAGGTGACGGTGTTAAGGTTCTAGGAAACGGAGAGCTTACAAAGAAGCTTACAGTTAAAGCAGCTAAGTTCACAGAATCAGCAGCTAAGAAGATTGAAGCAGCCGGAGGCAAGGTAGAGGTGATATAA